The stretch of DNA TAGGCGCCGATGTCGTTCGACTTCACGACGACGATCAGCGACAAAAGCGCCAGCATCCCCCAGCGTCCGTCGCTCCCCCACCTTCCCCCGGCAAGCAAACGCAGCTGGGCGACGAAGCCCATCAGGCCGCCGGCGTAAGCGATGCCGAAGATCGCCAGCGCCAGTCGCGTCGTCGCCGATCCGGGCTCGCGGTAGCGGAGCATCTCGGCGGCGAAGACGATCGAGCACGATCCCGCCAAGCCGATCGCCACCCAGCCGACACGACCCATGAGCGTCGCGCCGGGCATCTCGCCGAACGGCCAGAACGAAGGCGCCAGGCTCACGAGCACCACCGCCACCGCGCCGGGGACGACGAGGTAGCGAGAGGGCGAAGGCGTCTGGTGGTTGTGCTCGAAGAGCCGCACCAGTTCACCGGCGGCGAGGAACGTCCCGACAATCGCCAGCGGGGCCATCACGAGGCCCGGCCGGGCCGCGTAATAGTCGAGCCACGCCAGACCCGCCACCATCGCGACCAAGAGCACGCCGAGGATCAGTCGCCAGATCAGCACGGGGTGGGGTCTTGGGTGGGGGTAATTGATTGACGCCGCTAAGCCGCGAGCGGCCGCCGCTTGCGGCCTAACGCTTCAGCCCGCCGAACCGCCGCTCGCGACCAGCATAATCACGGATCGCGGCGTGGAGGGTCGCCTCGTCGAACTCGGGCCACGCTTTATCAGTAACCCAGATCTCGGCGTAGCTGATCTGCCAGAGCAGGAAGTTGCTGACCCGCATCTCGCCCGCCGTGCGGATCAGCAGGTCGGGATCGGGACGGCCTGCGGTGTAAAGATGCTCGGCGATCGACCGCTCGTCGATGTCGCCGGGGCTGAGCTGCCCCGCCATCAC from Botrimarina mediterranea encodes:
- a CDS encoding phosphatidate cytidylyltransferase — encoded protein: MLIWRLILGVLLVAMVAGLAWLDYYAARPGLVMAPLAIVGTFLAAGELVRLFEHNHQTPSPSRYLVVPGAVAVVLVSLAPSFWPFGEMPGATLMGRVGWVAIGLAGSCSIVFAAEMLRYREPGSATTRLALAIFGIAYAGGLMGFVAQLRLLAGGRWGSDGRWGMLALLSLIVVVKSNDIGAYCFGRLFGRTKLAPVLSPGKTWEGLAGGFALSTVATMATLGPLAQAMGCDSQRTLPGWIAGCLVYAVLVGIAGVAGDLAVSMLKRDAYLKNSSTWMPGFGGVLDVLDSILFAAPVAFLLWITRCVGP